The Equus caballus isolate H_3958 breed thoroughbred chromosome 13, TB-T2T, whole genome shotgun sequence genome includes a window with the following:
- the AP4M1 gene encoding AP-4 complex subunit mu-1 isoform X1, whose amino-acid sequence MISQFFILSSKGDPLIYKDFRGDSGGRDVAELFYRKLTGLPGDESPVVMHHDDRHFIHIRHSGLYLVATTSENISPFSLLELLSRLATLLGDYCGSLGEGTISRNVALVYELLDEVLDYGYVQTTSTEMLRNFIQTEAVVSKPFSLFDLSSVGLFGAETQQSKVAPSSAASRPVLSSRTDQSQKNEVFLDVVERLSVLIASNGSLLKVDVQGEIRLKSFLPSGSEMRIGLTEEFCVGKSELRGYGPGIRVDEVSFHSSVHLDEFESHRILRLQPPQGELTVMRYQLSDDLPSPLPFRLFPSVQWDRGSGRLQVYLKLRCDLPPKSQALNVRLHLPLPRGVVSLSQELSSPEQKAELGEGALRWDLPRVQGGSQLSALFQMDVPGLPGPPGQGPSTSAPPLGLGPASLSFELPRHTCSGLQVRFLRLAFRPCGNANPHKWVRHLSHSDAYVIRI is encoded by the exons ATGATTTCCCAGTTCTTCATTCTGTCCTCCAAAGGGGACCCGCTCATCTACAAGGACT TCCGCGGGGACAGTGGCGGCCGGGATGTGGCCGAGCTCTTCTACCGGAAGCTGACGGGACTGCCTGGAGACGAGTCCCCGGTTGTCATG CACCACGATGACCGTCATTTTATTCACATCAGACACAGCGGCCTCTATTTGGTGGCCACGACTTCAGAAAACATCTCTCCCTTCAGCCTCCTAGAGCTGCTCTCCCG CTTAGCCACTCTCCTGGGCGATTACTGTGGTTCCCTGGGTGAGGGCACCATCTCCCGCAACGTGGCTCTTGTCTATGAACTCCTGGATGAAGTGCTG GACTATGGCTATGTACAGACCACATCCACAGAGATGCTGAGGAACTTCATTCAGACAGAGGCTGTGGTCAGCAAGCCCTTCAGCCTCTTTGACCTCAGCAGCGTTGGCTTg TTTGGGGCTGAGACACAACAGAGCAAAGTGGCCCCCAGCAGTGCAGCCAGCCGCCCTGTCCTGTCCAGCCGCACTGACCAG agCCAAAAGAATGAAGTGTTTTTGGATGTGGTGGAAAGATTGTCCGTACTCATAGCATCTAAC GGCTCACTGCTAAAGGTGGACGTGCAGGGAGAGATCCGGCTGAAGAGTTTTCTTCCCAGCGGCTCTG AGATGCGCATTGGCTTGACCGAAGAATTTTGTGTGGGGAAGTCAGAACTAAGAG GTTATGGGCCAGGAATTCGGGTGGATGAGGTCTCATTTCACAGCTCGGTGCATCTGGATGAGTTTGAGTCTCATCGAATCCTCCGCTTGCAGCCACCTCAGGGCGAG CTGACTGTGATGCGGTACCAACTCTCAGATGACCTCCCCTCCCCGCTGCCTTTCCGGCTCTTTCCCTCTGTGCAGTGGGACCGAGGCTCAGGCAG GCTCCAGGTTTATCTGAAGTTACGATGTGACCTGCCCCCAAAGAG CCAGGCTCTTAACGTCAGGCTGCATCTTCCCCTACCGCGAGGGGTGGTCAG CCTGTCTCAGGAGCTGAGCAGcccagagcagaaggcagagCTGGGCGAGGGCGCCCTTCGCTGGGACCTTCCTCGGGTGCAAGGAGGCTCTCAGCTCTCAGCCCTTTTCCAG ATGGACGTCCcaggcctcccagggcctcctggcCAAGGGCCCTCCACCTCGGCCCCTCCTTTGGGGCTGGGCCCCGCGAGCCTCTCCTTTGAACTTCCTCGGCACACGTGCTCTGGCCTCCAGGTTCGCTTCCTCAGGCTGGCGTTCAGACCCTGCGGCAATGCCAACCCCCACAAGTGGGTGCGACACCTAAGCCACAGTGATGCCTATGTCATTCGGATCTGA
- the COPS6 gene encoding COP9 signalosome complex subunit 6: protein MASAGVATNGTGGSSGMEVDAAVVPSVMASGVTGSVSVALHPLVILNISDHWIRMRSQEGRPMQVIGALIGKQEGRNIEVMNSFELLSHTVEEKIIIDKEYYYTKEEQFKQVFKELEFLGWYTTGGPPDPSDIHVHKQVCEIIESPLFLKLNPMTKHTDLPVSVFESVIDIINGEATMLFAELTYTLATEEAERIGVDHVARMTATGSGENSTVAEHLIAQHSAIKMLHSRVKLILEYVKASEAGEVPFNHEILREAYALCHCLPVLSTDKFKTDFYDQCNDVGLMAYLGTITKTCNTMNQFVNKFNVLYDRQGIGRRMRGLFF from the exons ATGGCGTCGGCGGGGGTTGCGACGAACGGGACCGGAGGGAGCAGCGGGATGGAGGTGGATGCAGCAG TAGTCCCAAGCGTGATGGCCTCCGGGGTGACTGGCAGTGTTTCAGTCGCTCTTCATCCCCTCGTCATTCTCAACATCTCAGACCATTGGATTCGCATGCGCTCCCAGGAGGGGCGGCCCATGCAGG TGATTGGGGCTCTGATCGGGAAGCAAGAGGGCCGAAATATCGAGGTGATGAACTCCTTTGAGCTGCTGTCCCACACCGTGGAAGAGAAGATTATCATTGACAAGGAATATTATTACACCAAGGAGGAGCAGT TTAAACAGGTATTCAAGGAATTGGAGTTTCTGGGTTGGTATACTACAGGGGGGCCGCCTGACCCCTCCGACATCCACGTCCATAAGCAG GTGTGCGAGATCATCGAGAGCCCCCTCTTTCTTAAGCTGAACCCTATGACCAAGCACACAGAT CTTCCCGTCAGCGTTTTTGAGTCTGTCATCGATATAATCAATGGAGAG GCCACAATGCTGTTTGCTGAGCTGACCTACACTCTGGCGACAGAGGAAGCTGAACGCATTGGTGTAGACCACGTGGCCCGAATGACAGCAACAGGCAGTGGAGAGAACTCCACTG TAGCTGAACACCTGATAGCACAGCACAGCGCCATCAAGATGCTGCATAGCCGTGTCAAGCTCATCTTGGAGTACGTCAAGGCCTCTGAAGCGG GAGAGGTCCCCTTTAATCATGAGATCCTGCGGGAGGCCTATGCGCTGTGTCACTGCCTGCCAGTGCTCAGCACAGACAAGTTCAAGACAGACTTTTACGAT CAATGCAATGACGTGGGGCTCATGGCCTACCTTGGTACCATCACCAAAACGTGCAACACCATGAACCAGTTTGTGAACAAATTCAACGTCCTCTATGATCGACAAGGCATCGGCAGGCGGATGCGGGGACTCTTCTTCTGA
- the MCM7 gene encoding DNA replication licensing factor MCM7 isoform X1, which produces MALKDYALEKEKVKKFLQEFYQDEEFAKKQFKYGNQLVRLAHREQVAMYIDLDDIAEDDPELVDSICENAKRYVRLFADAVQELLPQYKEREVVNKDVLDVYIEHRLMMEQRNRDPGAARSPQNQYPPELMRRFELYFQGPTSNKPRVIREVRADSVGKLVTVRGIVTRVSEVKPRMVVATYTCDQCGAETYQPIQSPTFMPLIMCPSQECQTNRSGGRLYLQTRGSKFIKFQEMKMQEHSDQVPVGNIPRSITVLVEGENTRIAQPGDHVSVTGIFLPILRTGFRQVVQGLLSETYLEAHRIVKMNKSEDDEAGAGELSREELRQIAEEDFYEKLAASIAPEIYGHEDVKKALLLLLVGGVDQSPRGMKIRGNINICLMGDPGVAKSQLLSYIDRLAPRSQYTTGRGSSGVGLTAAVLRDSVSGELTLEGGALVLADQGVCCIDEFDKMAEADRTAIHEVMEQQTISIAKAGILTTLNARCSILAAANPAYGRYNPRRSLEQNIQLPAALLSRFDLLWLIQDRPDRDNDLRLAQHITYVHQHSRQPPAQFEPLDMKLMRRYIAMCREKQPAVPESLADYITAAYVEMRREAWASKDATYTSARTLLAILRLSTALARLRMVDTVEKEDVNEAIRLMEMSKDSLLGDKGQTARTQRPADVIFATVRELVSEGRSVRFSEAEQRCISRGFTPAQFQAALDEYEELNVWQVNTARTRITFV; this is translated from the exons ATGGCGCTTAAGGACTACGCGCTCGAGAAAG AAAAGGTGAAGAAGTTCCTACAAGAGTTTTACCAGGATGAGGAATTTGCCAAGAAGCAGTTCAAGTATGGGAACCAGTTG GTTCGACTGGCTCACCGGGAACAAGTGGCAATGTACATAGACCTAGATGATATAGCTGAGGATGACCCCGAGTTGGTGGACTCGATTTGTGAGAACGCCAAGCGCTATGTGAGGCTCTTTGCTGATGCTGTCCAGGAGCTGCTGCCTCAGTACAAAGAGAGGGAG GTAGTAAATAAAGATGTTCTGGACGTTTACATTGAACACCGGCTGATGATGGAACAGCGGAACCGGGACCCTGGGGCAGCCCGAAGTCCCCAGAACCAGTACCCTCCTGAACTCATGCGCAGATT TGAGCTGTACTTCCAAGGCCCAACCAGTAACAAGCCTCGTGTCATCAGGGAAGTACGGGCTGACTCTGTGGGGAAATTGGTAACAGTGCGTGGAATTGTCACTCGCGTCTCTGAAGTCAAACCCAGAATGGTGGTGGCCACTTACACTTGTGACCAGTGTGGGGCAGAGACCTATCAGCCG ATCCAGTCTCCCACTTTCATGCCTCTGATCATGTGCCCGAGCCAGGAGTGCCAGACCAACCGCTCAGGAGGGCGGCTATATCTGCAGACACGTGGCTCCAAATTCATCAAGTTCCAGGAAATGAAGATGCAGGAACAT AGTGACCAAGTGCCTGTGGGAAACATCCCTCGTAGTATCACGGTGCTAGTAGAAGGAGAGAACACAAGGATCGCCCAGCCTGGGGACCACGTCAGCGTCACTGGTATCTTCTTGCCGATCCTGCGCACTGGGTTCCGACAGGTGGTACAG GGTTTGCTCTCAGAAACATACCTGGAAGCCCATCGGATTGTGAAGATGAATAAGAGTGAGGATGATGAGGCTGGTGCTGGAGAGCTGAGCAGGGAGGAGCTGAGGCAGATTGCAG AGGAGGATTTCTATGAAAAGTTGGCAGCTTCCATTGCCCCAGAGATATATGGGCACGAAGACGTGAAGAAGGCGCTGCTGCTTCTGCTAGTGGGGGGTGTGGACCAGTCTCCTCGAGGCATGAAAATCAGGG gcAACATCAACATCTGCCTGATGGGGGATCCTGGTGTGGCCAAGTCTCAGCTCTTGTCCTACATCGATCGCCTGGCCCCCCGCA GCCAGTACACAACAGGCCGGGGCTCCTCCGGAGTGGGGCTTACAGCCGCTGTGCTGAGAGACTCTGTGAGTGGAGAACTGACCTTAGAGGGCGGGGCCCTTGTGCTGGCTGACCAGGGTGTGTGCTGCATTGATGAGTTTGACAAGATGGCTGAGGCTGACCGCACAGCCATCCATGAGGTCATGGAGCAGCAAACCATCTCCATTGCCAAGGCGGGCATTCTCACAACACTCAACGCCCGCTGCTCCATCTTAGCTGCTGCCAACCCTGCCTACGGACGCTACAACCCTCGCCGCAGCCTGGAGCAGAACATACAGCTTCCTGCTGCGCTGCTCTCCCGATTTGACCTCCTCTGGCTGATCCAGGACCGGCCTGACCGAGACAATGACCTACG GTTGGCGCAGCACATTACATATGTGCACCAGCACAGCCGGCAGCCCCCCGCCCAGTTTGAACCTTTGGACATGAAGCTTATGAG ACGGTACATAGCCATGTGCCGGGAGAAGCAGCCCGCAGTGCCAGAGTCTCTGGCCGACTATATCACAGCAGCGTATGTGGAGATGAGGCGAGAGGCTTGGGCTAGTAAAGACGCCACCTACACTTCTGCCCGGACTCTGCTGGCCATTCTGCGACTGTCCACTGCTCTG GCGCGTCTGCGAATGGTGGacacagtggagaaagaagatgtgaatGAAGCCATAAGGCTAATGGAGATGTCAAAGGACTCACTTCTGGGTGACAAGGGGCAAACAGCTAG GACTCAGAGACCAGCAGATGTGATATTTGCCACTGTCCGTGAGTTGGTCTCAGAGGGCCGGAGTGTCCGGTTTTCTGAGGCGGAGCAGCGCTGTATATCTCGTGGCTTCACACCTGCCCAATTCCAGGCGGCTCTAGATGAGTATGAGGAGCTAAACGTCTGGCAGGTCAATACTGCCCGGACACGGATCACTTTCGTCTGA
- the AP4M1 gene encoding AP-4 complex subunit mu-1 isoform X2: MHHDDRHFIHIRHSGLYLVATTSENISPFSLLELLSRLATLLGDYCGSLGEGTISRNVALVYELLDEVLDYGYVQTTSTEMLRNFIQTEAVVSKPFSLFDLSSVGLFGAETQQSKVAPSSAASRPVLSSRTDQSQKNEVFLDVVERLSVLIASNGSLLKVDVQGEIRLKSFLPSGSEMRIGLTEEFCVGKSELRGYGPGIRVDEVSFHSSVHLDEFESHRILRLQPPQGELTVMRYQLSDDLPSPLPFRLFPSVQWDRGSGRLQVYLKLRCDLPPKSQALNVRLHLPLPRGVVSLSQELSSPEQKAELGEGALRWDLPRVQGGSQLSALFQMDVPGLPGPPGQGPSTSAPPLGLGPASLSFELPRHTCSGLQVRFLRLAFRPCGNANPHKWVRHLSHSDAYVIRI; encoded by the exons ATG CACCACGATGACCGTCATTTTATTCACATCAGACACAGCGGCCTCTATTTGGTGGCCACGACTTCAGAAAACATCTCTCCCTTCAGCCTCCTAGAGCTGCTCTCCCG CTTAGCCACTCTCCTGGGCGATTACTGTGGTTCCCTGGGTGAGGGCACCATCTCCCGCAACGTGGCTCTTGTCTATGAACTCCTGGATGAAGTGCTG GACTATGGCTATGTACAGACCACATCCACAGAGATGCTGAGGAACTTCATTCAGACAGAGGCTGTGGTCAGCAAGCCCTTCAGCCTCTTTGACCTCAGCAGCGTTGGCTTg TTTGGGGCTGAGACACAACAGAGCAAAGTGGCCCCCAGCAGTGCAGCCAGCCGCCCTGTCCTGTCCAGCCGCACTGACCAG agCCAAAAGAATGAAGTGTTTTTGGATGTGGTGGAAAGATTGTCCGTACTCATAGCATCTAAC GGCTCACTGCTAAAGGTGGACGTGCAGGGAGAGATCCGGCTGAAGAGTTTTCTTCCCAGCGGCTCTG AGATGCGCATTGGCTTGACCGAAGAATTTTGTGTGGGGAAGTCAGAACTAAGAG GTTATGGGCCAGGAATTCGGGTGGATGAGGTCTCATTTCACAGCTCGGTGCATCTGGATGAGTTTGAGTCTCATCGAATCCTCCGCTTGCAGCCACCTCAGGGCGAG CTGACTGTGATGCGGTACCAACTCTCAGATGACCTCCCCTCCCCGCTGCCTTTCCGGCTCTTTCCCTCTGTGCAGTGGGACCGAGGCTCAGGCAG GCTCCAGGTTTATCTGAAGTTACGATGTGACCTGCCCCCAAAGAG CCAGGCTCTTAACGTCAGGCTGCATCTTCCCCTACCGCGAGGGGTGGTCAG CCTGTCTCAGGAGCTGAGCAGcccagagcagaaggcagagCTGGGCGAGGGCGCCCTTCGCTGGGACCTTCCTCGGGTGCAAGGAGGCTCTCAGCTCTCAGCCCTTTTCCAG ATGGACGTCCcaggcctcccagggcctcctggcCAAGGGCCCTCCACCTCGGCCCCTCCTTTGGGGCTGGGCCCCGCGAGCCTCTCCTTTGAACTTCCTCGGCACACGTGCTCTGGCCTCCAGGTTCGCTTCCTCAGGCTGGCGTTCAGACCCTGCGGCAATGCCAACCCCCACAAGTGGGTGCGACACCTAAGCCACAGTGATGCCTATGTCATTCGGATCTGA
- the MCM7 gene encoding DNA replication licensing factor MCM7 isoform X2, which produces MYIDLDDIAEDDPELVDSICENAKRYVRLFADAVQELLPQYKEREVVNKDVLDVYIEHRLMMEQRNRDPGAARSPQNQYPPELMRRFELYFQGPTSNKPRVIREVRADSVGKLVTVRGIVTRVSEVKPRMVVATYTCDQCGAETYQPIQSPTFMPLIMCPSQECQTNRSGGRLYLQTRGSKFIKFQEMKMQEHSDQVPVGNIPRSITVLVEGENTRIAQPGDHVSVTGIFLPILRTGFRQVVQGLLSETYLEAHRIVKMNKSEDDEAGAGELSREELRQIAEEDFYEKLAASIAPEIYGHEDVKKALLLLLVGGVDQSPRGMKIRGNINICLMGDPGVAKSQLLSYIDRLAPRSQYTTGRGSSGVGLTAAVLRDSVSGELTLEGGALVLADQGVCCIDEFDKMAEADRTAIHEVMEQQTISIAKAGILTTLNARCSILAAANPAYGRYNPRRSLEQNIQLPAALLSRFDLLWLIQDRPDRDNDLRLAQHITYVHQHSRQPPAQFEPLDMKLMRRYIAMCREKQPAVPESLADYITAAYVEMRREAWASKDATYTSARTLLAILRLSTALARLRMVDTVEKEDVNEAIRLMEMSKDSLLGDKGQTARTQRPADVIFATVRELVSEGRSVRFSEAEQRCISRGFTPAQFQAALDEYEELNVWQVNTARTRITFV; this is translated from the exons ATGTACATAGACCTAGATGATATAGCTGAGGATGACCCCGAGTTGGTGGACTCGATTTGTGAGAACGCCAAGCGCTATGTGAGGCTCTTTGCTGATGCTGTCCAGGAGCTGCTGCCTCAGTACAAAGAGAGGGAG GTAGTAAATAAAGATGTTCTGGACGTTTACATTGAACACCGGCTGATGATGGAACAGCGGAACCGGGACCCTGGGGCAGCCCGAAGTCCCCAGAACCAGTACCCTCCTGAACTCATGCGCAGATT TGAGCTGTACTTCCAAGGCCCAACCAGTAACAAGCCTCGTGTCATCAGGGAAGTACGGGCTGACTCTGTGGGGAAATTGGTAACAGTGCGTGGAATTGTCACTCGCGTCTCTGAAGTCAAACCCAGAATGGTGGTGGCCACTTACACTTGTGACCAGTGTGGGGCAGAGACCTATCAGCCG ATCCAGTCTCCCACTTTCATGCCTCTGATCATGTGCCCGAGCCAGGAGTGCCAGACCAACCGCTCAGGAGGGCGGCTATATCTGCAGACACGTGGCTCCAAATTCATCAAGTTCCAGGAAATGAAGATGCAGGAACAT AGTGACCAAGTGCCTGTGGGAAACATCCCTCGTAGTATCACGGTGCTAGTAGAAGGAGAGAACACAAGGATCGCCCAGCCTGGGGACCACGTCAGCGTCACTGGTATCTTCTTGCCGATCCTGCGCACTGGGTTCCGACAGGTGGTACAG GGTTTGCTCTCAGAAACATACCTGGAAGCCCATCGGATTGTGAAGATGAATAAGAGTGAGGATGATGAGGCTGGTGCTGGAGAGCTGAGCAGGGAGGAGCTGAGGCAGATTGCAG AGGAGGATTTCTATGAAAAGTTGGCAGCTTCCATTGCCCCAGAGATATATGGGCACGAAGACGTGAAGAAGGCGCTGCTGCTTCTGCTAGTGGGGGGTGTGGACCAGTCTCCTCGAGGCATGAAAATCAGGG gcAACATCAACATCTGCCTGATGGGGGATCCTGGTGTGGCCAAGTCTCAGCTCTTGTCCTACATCGATCGCCTGGCCCCCCGCA GCCAGTACACAACAGGCCGGGGCTCCTCCGGAGTGGGGCTTACAGCCGCTGTGCTGAGAGACTCTGTGAGTGGAGAACTGACCTTAGAGGGCGGGGCCCTTGTGCTGGCTGACCAGGGTGTGTGCTGCATTGATGAGTTTGACAAGATGGCTGAGGCTGACCGCACAGCCATCCATGAGGTCATGGAGCAGCAAACCATCTCCATTGCCAAGGCGGGCATTCTCACAACACTCAACGCCCGCTGCTCCATCTTAGCTGCTGCCAACCCTGCCTACGGACGCTACAACCCTCGCCGCAGCCTGGAGCAGAACATACAGCTTCCTGCTGCGCTGCTCTCCCGATTTGACCTCCTCTGGCTGATCCAGGACCGGCCTGACCGAGACAATGACCTACG GTTGGCGCAGCACATTACATATGTGCACCAGCACAGCCGGCAGCCCCCCGCCCAGTTTGAACCTTTGGACATGAAGCTTATGAG ACGGTACATAGCCATGTGCCGGGAGAAGCAGCCCGCAGTGCCAGAGTCTCTGGCCGACTATATCACAGCAGCGTATGTGGAGATGAGGCGAGAGGCTTGGGCTAGTAAAGACGCCACCTACACTTCTGCCCGGACTCTGCTGGCCATTCTGCGACTGTCCACTGCTCTG GCGCGTCTGCGAATGGTGGacacagtggagaaagaagatgtgaatGAAGCCATAAGGCTAATGGAGATGTCAAAGGACTCACTTCTGGGTGACAAGGGGCAAACAGCTAG GACTCAGAGACCAGCAGATGTGATATTTGCCACTGTCCGTGAGTTGGTCTCAGAGGGCCGGAGTGTCCGGTTTTCTGAGGCGGAGCAGCGCTGTATATCTCGTGGCTTCACACCTGCCCAATTCCAGGCGGCTCTAGATGAGTATGAGGAGCTAAACGTCTGGCAGGTCAATACTGCCCGGACACGGATCACTTTCGTCTGA
- the AP4M1 gene encoding AP-4 complex subunit mu-1 isoform X3 — translation MISQFFILSSKGDPLIYKDFRGDSGGRDVAELFYRKLTGLPGDESPVVMDYGYVQTTSTEMLRNFIQTEAVVSKPFSLFDLSSVGLFGAETQQSKVAPSSAASRPVLSSRTDQSQKNEVFLDVVERLSVLIASNGSLLKVDVQGEIRLKSFLPSGSEMRIGLTEEFCVGKSELRGYGPGIRVDEVSFHSSVHLDEFESHRILRLQPPQGELTVMRYQLSDDLPSPLPFRLFPSVQWDRGSGRLQVYLKLRCDLPPKSQALNVRLHLPLPRGVVSLSQELSSPEQKAELGEGALRWDLPRVQGGSQLSALFQMDVPGLPGPPGQGPSTSAPPLGLGPASLSFELPRHTCSGLQVRFLRLAFRPCGNANPHKWVRHLSHSDAYVIRI, via the exons ATGATTTCCCAGTTCTTCATTCTGTCCTCCAAAGGGGACCCGCTCATCTACAAGGACT TCCGCGGGGACAGTGGCGGCCGGGATGTGGCCGAGCTCTTCTACCGGAAGCTGACGGGACTGCCTGGAGACGAGTCCCCGGTTGTCATG GACTATGGCTATGTACAGACCACATCCACAGAGATGCTGAGGAACTTCATTCAGACAGAGGCTGTGGTCAGCAAGCCCTTCAGCCTCTTTGACCTCAGCAGCGTTGGCTTg TTTGGGGCTGAGACACAACAGAGCAAAGTGGCCCCCAGCAGTGCAGCCAGCCGCCCTGTCCTGTCCAGCCGCACTGACCAG agCCAAAAGAATGAAGTGTTTTTGGATGTGGTGGAAAGATTGTCCGTACTCATAGCATCTAAC GGCTCACTGCTAAAGGTGGACGTGCAGGGAGAGATCCGGCTGAAGAGTTTTCTTCCCAGCGGCTCTG AGATGCGCATTGGCTTGACCGAAGAATTTTGTGTGGGGAAGTCAGAACTAAGAG GTTATGGGCCAGGAATTCGGGTGGATGAGGTCTCATTTCACAGCTCGGTGCATCTGGATGAGTTTGAGTCTCATCGAATCCTCCGCTTGCAGCCACCTCAGGGCGAG CTGACTGTGATGCGGTACCAACTCTCAGATGACCTCCCCTCCCCGCTGCCTTTCCGGCTCTTTCCCTCTGTGCAGTGGGACCGAGGCTCAGGCAG GCTCCAGGTTTATCTGAAGTTACGATGTGACCTGCCCCCAAAGAG CCAGGCTCTTAACGTCAGGCTGCATCTTCCCCTACCGCGAGGGGTGGTCAG CCTGTCTCAGGAGCTGAGCAGcccagagcagaaggcagagCTGGGCGAGGGCGCCCTTCGCTGGGACCTTCCTCGGGTGCAAGGAGGCTCTCAGCTCTCAGCCCTTTTCCAG ATGGACGTCCcaggcctcccagggcctcctggcCAAGGGCCCTCCACCTCGGCCCCTCCTTTGGGGCTGGGCCCCGCGAGCCTCTCCTTTGAACTTCCTCGGCACACGTGCTCTGGCCTCCAGGTTCGCTTCCTCAGGCTGGCGTTCAGACCCTGCGGCAATGCCAACCCCCACAAGTGGGTGCGACACCTAAGCCACAGTGATGCCTATGTCATTCGGATCTGA